A section of the Zygosaccharomyces rouxii strain CBS732 chromosome B complete sequence genome encodes:
- the UPF3 gene encoding Upf3p (weakly similar to uniprot|P48412 Saccharomyces cerevisiae YGR072W UPF3 Component of the nonsense-mediated mRNA decay (NMD) pathway along with Nam7p and Nmd2p involved in decay of mRNA containing nonsense codons) has protein sequence MPNMAVDEPHKAANNPSQKQNKGNGKKNDKKSADGGDKTAPKSFRRSKARNNNRRRDRGTKRGPPGVKLILRLLPPTLTKDQFLETLKPVVGDLSSWQLLRWYYVQGYYTSKIFAEPVYSRCYFIFSNMDQLKHFAQLVEPLTFVDDKDNSAKAVLKLSSYCESYDDDNRKPSRSSEALEGSLDQDIFFQTFMNSMKLMEQSSEYSYADVNLLKPLEKEMNKQRELELAIQKRSESALVALAGDNKPKKSKKKKKKSQQKEVKEPKPKKNKTKKSKSGAQAGGKGSTTAPASDGKSGDNSNVVILEAAGKKELQRRKKVQDTDGKPTEKSKSSAKKNSKKPVKLLKKEPQE, from the coding sequence ATGCCAAATATGGCAGTAGATGAACCTCATAAGGCTGCCAATAATCCATCCCAAAAGCAGAATAAGGGCAATGGAAAGAAAAACGACAAGAAATCTGCTGATGGAGGTGACAAAACGGCGCCAAAGTCTTTTCGTCGTTCCAAAGCCAGAAACAATAATAGACGTAGAGATCGTGGAACCAAAAGAGGTCCTCCAGGTGTTAAATTGATTCTGAGATTGTTGCCACCTACTTTGacaaaagatcaatttctaGAAACTTTGAAGCCTGTTGTCGGTGATCTTTCTTCATGGCAATTATTACGTTGGTACTATGTGCAAGGATACTATACTTCCAAAATATTTGCTGAACCTGTTTACTCAAGATGTTATTTCATCTTCTCTAACATGGACCAACTCAAGCATTTTGCTCAATTGGTGGAACCCTTGACCTTCGTTGATGACAAGGATAATTCTGCTAAGGCGGTACTTAAACTTTCTAGCTACTGTGAAAgttatgatgatgataatagGAAACCAAGTCGTAGCAGTGAAGCATTAGAGGGCAGTTTGGATCAGgacattttctttcaaacgTTCATGAATTCTATGAAATTAATGGAACAATCATCAGAATACTCATATGCAGACGTCAACCTTTTGAAGCCGTTGGAAAAGGAGATGAATAAGCAGAgggaattggaattggcAATCCAAAAAAGGTCTGAGTCTGCACTAGTAGCATTAGCTGGTGACAATAAACCCAAGAAAtctaagaagaagaagaagaagtcaCAGCAGAAGGAAGTTAAAGAACCGAAACctaagaagaataaaaccaagaaatccaaatctgGTGCTCAAGCAGGTGGCAAAGGATCTACAACAGCACCTGCATCAGATGGTAAATCTGGTGATAACTCCAATGTAGTTATTCTCGAGGCAGCAGGtaaaaaagaattgcaaagaagaaagaaagtACAAGACACTGATGGTAAACCCACCGAAAAGTCTAAATCTAGTGCGAAGAAGA